The DNA segment CACTTCATTTGTTGTCTGACGACAGACCACATATCGGAATCTTAACAAATCCGAATAAATAAGTAAATGGATATTATGTGTAAGAAAGAACATGATGTCCGAAAATGGTAAAGAAAATTCAACACAAAATAAGAAGCAAGTAGATCCTATATCGAATTAGGATCTACTTGCTTCTTATTTTTCTGACACTACTCACAAACTGCTGTCTATAGGAACCTTCTTTTTCTATGTTCAAATCAAAACTAACCGGTTTATATTTTCTTTACTCTACTAATAGTGAAATAAGATCACTTAATGGTTTTAACATAAATGTAATGAAGTCAAGTGGGTTTGGAATGGTTTTACCGATTGCATAAGTAATACTTAACCCAACTCCAATTATAAGAAGACTAGAAAAAACAACGATCTCTTTTTTTTGTTTCTTTTTCACAAGAGGTGGAACTTTAATAATAAAAATCACTCCACCCACTAGAACAATTGCTAAGCTTTTTATCATAATTAATTAACCCTCTTAATTTATTTTAGTGAATTACTAATCGTGCCTGTCTTAAGAATTTTTGTATCTATCTTTAAATTCACTTGTAATTCGGAAAATTCCTGGTCCCAATCTTTTTTAAGTTTTTCCCATTCTTTTGGCTCTTCACGATGAATTGCTTGACCAAACCCAAAAATATCAGCTTGAAAATCTTCTTGTAAAGTGGTGATAGATGTCTCAAGGACTTCTTTCAATTCTTCTTTATAAATTTTTTCTAACATGCTTATTGTTTTAGGTTTAGTAAGATCTATTTGACAGTCTACCTCCATCACACTTCCCTGTGAATGAAGAATAACATCTACTTCTGGTTTTCCATTTATTACTTTGCCTTTGATTTCTGCATTAGATTTATCAAGTTTAATTGAAATTGTTCCACCTTTAGGACAAGATAGATTTGCTACCCAACTTTTCACTTGGTTGGTTATTTTGTTGTATCCTACACTCTCTTTCTCCGTCAACCAGCCTACAAGCTCATCATTTTTAAATATGCCTAAGTTCGTTAATCTTAAAGTAGTTGGAGGCGTAATCGTCTCTGTATTCTGTTTGCTCGAGCCTATCTGAGAATTACCAATAACTTCAATACCCGTTACAACTGCTTCTTTGCCTTCGGTTTTAATATCTTTAACCAAATCGTCTAAAGTTACCCCTCTAGTAGAAGACCAATATTCAGACGATACAGCTACTTTGTTATACATATTATTTGCAGGTAAATTCTCAATTGGTGTTATCACATTTAATAATTCTTCAGCTTTTATGTCCTTGGCAATTAATATATAGTAGTCTGATCTCATTTCCCAATTTCTCGCAAAGAAATCTAAAATATCATTTAATCCTTTTTCAGCTACTGACTCACTAATCACTAATACACGAAGATGCCCTCTATATATTTCTCTAGGTGATTCCAATGCTAATTTACGAATGGCTTCAAATATTGTTTTTCCTTCCGCTTTCATAAGGGTGACAGGTGTACTACCTTTACTTCCTTGAATAGATACCTCCATAGGGATAACAACTTGAGCACTTACCACATATTTATCATCTACTTCATCAATTCCTATTGCCATGGTAATGGCAAGTTCGTTTAACTCCCTTCGATCCCAACACCCAGAAAGAAAAATAATGGACATCAACAGTAAGATAAATCGTTTTTTCATAGACACCGTCTTCTCTTTATTCTTTATTTGCTTCTGGCTTTGCAGAGGAAGGGACTTGTTGTCTGACGATATTTTTTTGACTAATCAAACGTGGACGAGTAATCATTTTCCAAAGTGGTAGTCGAATATATGTATCCTTTTGATCGGAAGCATTAAAAGGGGCTAAAGGGGACATATATGGAATACCGAACGACCGCAAACTACATAAGTGTAGAATAATCGCAAGTAAACCAACGATAATCCCAAATAAACCAAAAGAAGCTGCGAGCGCAATAAGAAAAAAACGCAACATTCTTACAGCAATAGAAATATCGTATGAAGGAGTTACGTAAGTAGCTATGGCCGTTACTGATACCACGATGACTGTTGCAGCTGTAATCGTTCCCGCTTCAACCGCTGCCGTCCCTAAGACAAACGCCCCTACGATTGACATGGTTGGCCCAATAGATCTTGGCATTCTTACTCCCGCTTCCCTCAAAATTTCAAAGGTAACTTCTACGATCACAGTCTCAACAAAGGCAGGAAACGGTACACCTTCTCTTTGAGCGGCTAAATTCATTAAAAATGCTGTTGGTATCATTTCTTGATGATATGTAGTGAGTGCAATAAATAAGGCGGGAGTGAGCAAAGCAATTGCGTATGAAACAAAACGAAGTAGTCTAATTAAACTAGCGATATATGGTCGTTGGTAATAATCTTCAGGTGATTGAAAAAATTGAACAAATAAGGTTGGCACTACTAAAACAAATGGTGACCCATCGATTAAGATAGCTATGCGTCCTTCTAAGAGTGATCCAGCAACGGCATCTGGTCGTTCAGTATTACTAACGGTTGGAAATGGGGAATTAGTTGAATCTTCAATCAATTCCTCAATATTGCCTCCTTCAAGTATTCCATCGATATCAATGCGATCTAAACGAATATGAACTTCCTTTACTATTTCTTCATTTACAATTCCATTTATATACATAATTGCAACATTCGTTTTTGTATATGTTCCAATTACTTTTGTTTCAAGCCAAAGATTTGGATCTTTGATTTTACGTCTGATTAAAGCCGTATTTGTACGTATATTTTCTGAAAAAGCTTCCCGAGACCCTCTAACTACCGTTTGAGCAGCAGGTTCAGTAACTCCTCTCTCTTCCCAATGCTTATTATCAATGACAAGTCCCTTGGTATATCCATCCACTAAAAAAATAGTATCTCCAGATAAAAGTGAATTAAATAGCCCCTCAAAATCGGTTAGATCTTTAATGTCAGCTACCGTCATGACTGAATTTTTAATTACTTCTATAAGATTAGGTTCAGGTACTAATTTTTGCGTTACGTTCGTACCTTGAATATCGAGCATCATCGATTCCATAATAAAATTTTGCAAGGATGTTGTATCTGTTAAACCACTTGTGTAAATAATACCTGCTTTGACTGAATTGTTTTTACCTATTTGAATTTCTCTTATGACAATATCCGAACTTTCTCCAAGAATATTTATGATCTTTTCCAAATTATCTTTAAGGCTACTGTTTAATAAATCCCCTTTTTCTTCAACTTCTGAAGGTGCTTTTGTTGTTAGGTAATAGGAATTAGAGTCGATCTTATTTTTTCTATTAAAAAAACCCATAAAACACACCTACTTTTAGATTTATAAAAAAAATTACTACGAATTAGGTTATGATTATTTTGCTAGCCTTTTTTTAAAAATACTAATAATTAACAGTAACAAAGGCAGAAATAGACCAAACAGTAAGGCTAAAGGTGGCCATGTTGTACTAACAAAAGTAAGGTAATAAGCTGTATTTGGATAAGCTATAATAGAAAGAATAATCATAATCATAGCTAATGGAAGAATGACAACTCGATAATCTTTTAAATTTAATGCTTGTGAAAGACATATAGCAGAAGCATAAAAACAAATGGTCAGTTTTATAAATATGGTGAGAAACCAAATAAATGCTGCAATTGCTTCTAGTCGTTGAAAAGTATCTGCTACATTTACTTTTTTAGCCACTTCATAAGATGGGAACATTTGTGTTGCCGTTATATCAGCACCCAGAACTAGGATGGCACTTATTGTGGTCATAAATAATGAAATTGCCCCCATTAAATATCCTGAAAAAAAACCCGTTTTCCACCCATGTATTTGATTGATTGAAGGAAATATCAATAAAAATACAACCAGTTCTAAAAAAGGACTACCAATTATTGTAATAGAGGCTCGTACTATTGGTTGTACACCACCTTCCATTATTGGTTGTAGATTTTTAAACTCAATTTGTGGGCTAAGAAAAAAGAAAAGCAATATTGAAAGAACCACTGCCCACGGAAAAAATAATTCTGAAGAACGAGCGAATACTTCTAATCCTAGGTGTACGGCAAAAGTAACCAACAGTAAAAAAAGGATATGAGTGGCTATAATCGGTGTCTTTGTTAGTTGATATGTATTTAAAAAATCTCCTAAGTTTCGTAACACAAGTGCAGAAAGAAGAAAAAAAAAGGCGAAATAGAGCATCGAAACGGTCTTTCCTAGCCATTTTCCGAGGATGACTTCACTATATTCGGCTAAATTCATACTTCTATATCTCTTCCCTAATGCAATGTATAAAGCCACTAAAACGATTCCGACTACGACTCCGACTAACACCGCAATCCATGCGTCTTGTTTTGCATCTTTAGCTAATCCAGATGGAATAATTAAAATGGAACTCCCTATTGTAAACATCATAACTAGTAGAGAAAATTGAAGTCGTGATATTTTAACCTTTTCAACCATATTAAAATCCCCTTAAAAGGATATGTGATTTACTCATTATTGACATATTCATCACGAAATAACCCCATCTCGTCCAATTAATAGAACTACAAGTCTTTAAGTGAAAGCTTCACAAAACCAAAAAAGAGATAAAACCACATAAAGGTTTTAACTCTTTTTTATAGGCAAGTATGAACATTATGGATCACAAAACCAAGGTCCAAAAGAACTTATATATTACCTATGTTCTTGCCGATTATAATAAAGGCATTTTATTGAATCCAACAGAATATTCTCTGTGGCTGCCACTCGTACTTTCCCCATGAATTCTTGTCTAATAAGAGAAAGTAGTGGTTGTTCAACTTCATCTAGGTGTTTTAAAGCTACAATTACGTTTAGGTCCCATTCTTTGTGAAATTGAAGGAGGTCATCTGGATAAACTAACTTACGTTCCGTACCTGCTTCTGGGAAACATTCAAAAGGCTCTTCAATATTTAATGTTCCATAATCATCTGTTAACTGCTCCCCTGGATGAATGTCCCGAATAGCAACCTCAAATTCATAAGCTGTCCCCATACAATTGGCATGAAAACTGTGGTTCACATACCTCCCTAAATCCCAACAAAGAATATATTTACCATGTTGGTTGCGATACGCATATTTCTTTATAATTTCACGCCTGTATTTATCCACCGTTTCAACATATTGTGGATCCAGAATTTGATCTAGATCATCGAGTACCCACGTCACTGTCCCCTTTGGGATAAATTGAGTCGCGAATACCCCAAAACCGATCTGATCATTCATAAAACGTAATTCTGTGTGCGGATGAATCATATCTGAGTATTCCCCTTTTCAAAGTTGGTTTTAACAACAGTCTATGCAGCTGGGGAACGACTTGTTGAAACCTAGTCAAATTCTTCCCTTCTTCTTTTTGCTGCAGGAATGGAGAAGAATTAGTTAAAAAACACACTTCCTGTGCTATTTACATCAGCAGGAGGTGTGTTTTATCAATACAACTATTTTAGTTTTTTCATCGAAAGAAAATCAGTAACTTGGATTTTTCACAATTTGTTGTAGTGCATTGTCAATTTTATTAAATGTAAAAACAAATCCCTCTTTCTCTAATCTTTCAGGAAGAACCCAACGACTCTTGAAAATCAGTTCAGTTTCAGTTCGAATAAAAATCGCCCCTATTTCTAACATCCACTTTGGTGAAGGTAAGCCAATCTTGCGATTCATCGCCTTTCGCATATGCATCATTAATTCACGATTTGAAATCGGATAAGGAGATGAACAATTGAATACACCACTCAAGTCTTTATTGTCTTGAAGAAATAAGATGATACGAAATACATCTTCTATATGAATCCAACTAAATATTTGGTTGCCTGAACCTTGGACACCACCAAGTCCAAACCGAACTAAATTTCGGAATGGAGTCATAACGCCACCATCTTCCCCTAAAACAATAGCCATTCTTAAAGCAATTTGCCTTGTAGAAGTCAGTTTAAAAGCAAATAGAGATTGTTCCCAAGCATTAGCTACATCCACCGAAAAACCTGTTCCGATATCCCCACTCGCTTCTGTCATTGGCCGGTCTTCCGCATACCTATATATTGTAGCTGTACTTGAATTAATCCATAATGGCGGTGGGTTTTCACAAGCTAATAGTGCATTTCCAATTACTTCAGTAGTCTCTGTTCTTGAAAGAATGATTTCTTTCTTGTTTGTTGAATTATAACGACAGTTTACAGACTTACCAGCAAGATTGATAACCATCTCTGCACGTTCTAAAGCATCCACAATACCGGCTTGGTTCGACCACTGAATATGAGGAGATTGCCTTGAAATGATGACCACTTCATATCCTAAATCTTTAAGTTTCGCCTGTAAGTATTGACCTATAAAACCGGTTCCTCCAGCAATGACAACTTTCTTTTTCATATCATCCACTCATCTCTTATAAGTTCTTACTAAATATGACGCCGGATAACGGATCCAGGATGCGATTAAAATATATTTTTAATTACATATTCATAAATAGAAACGTATATGGGAATACTTTAAATAGTCATTTCATATAGGAGGATTTAATTTGAATACAACAGAAAATACATTATCAATTTTCGCCTTAGGTGGCGTAAATGAAATCGGAAAAAATATGTATGTCCTACAAGTTGAAAATGACATATTGGTCATTGACTGTGGTTCTAAGTTTCCAGATGAAAGTTTACTTGGAATTGATTTGATTATCCAGGATATCTCATACCTAAAGGAAAATAAGGACAAAATTAGAGCTCTAATTGTTACTCATGGGCATGAAGATCATATTGGTGGTATCCCTCACTTTTTAAAGCAATTGAATATACCTATTTATGCCACAAGATTCACATTAGGAATAATTGAAATTAAATTAAAGGAACATGGACTTTTAAGGGCAACAGAAACTCATCTAATTGACTCACAGTCAATAATCGATTTTAATACGATAAAATGTACATTTTTCAAAACCAATCACAGTATTCCTGATTGTTTGGGGATTGTCTTTCACACATCTGAAGGTGCAATCGTACATACTGGTGACTTCAAGTTCGATTTAACGCCCGTTAATGATGAACATGCAGATATTCATGAAATGGCTGAGATTGGGAAAAAAGGAGTTCTTGTCTTATTATCAGAAAGTACCAATGCAGAACGTCCAGGTTTCACCGCATCTGAAAGCCTTGTAGGGGGACATATTGAAGATGCATTCCGCAAAGCCAGTCGCAAAGTATTCATCTCTACCTTTGCTTCAAACATCCATCGAGTTCAGCAAGTAGTAGACGCTGCACAAAAGACAAATCGCAAGCTGGCATTACTCGGGAGAAGTATGGTGAATGTCGTGTCTGTCGCCATAAAACTAGGATATTTGAACGTACCAGAAGGCATGATAATTGAAGCCAATGAAATCAATCGGATGGATCCAGAGCGAGTGGCTATTTTATGCACAGGAAGCCAAGGTGAGCCGATGGCAGCTCTTTCCCGTTTATCCACCTCCAACTATAGACAAGCAACTATTCTGCCAGGTGATACTGTTATATTTGCTGCAACCCCCATTCCTGGTAATGAAGTTGGTGTTTCCCATATTATCGATAATTTATTTCTTTTAGGCGCAAAAGTGATTTACGGTTCAGGGCATGACACAGGTTTGCATGTTTCAGGACATGCCTGCCAAGAAGAACTGAGACTCATGCTTACTTTAATGAAGCCTAAATACTTTATCCCTATCCATGGAGAGTATAGAATGCTTCATCAACACCGAATAATAGCCGAATCTGTGGGAGTGGAAACAGAAAATATTTTTATTATTAAAAATGGTGATGTAGTCGATGTTAATAACTCAATTGCTCGTCAGACACGGAGTATAACTTCTGGGAACATTTACGTAGACGGTTTAGGTATCGGTGATGTTGGAAATATTGTGTTACGAGATCGTAAGTTACTTTCTGAAGATGGCATGTTGGTGACCGTCATTACACTTAGTAAAGCGGATGGTCAAATTATTACCGGTCCGGATACGATTTCGAGAGGCTTTGTCTATGCTCGTGATTCAGAAGAACTCTTGAATGAAGTCGATCGATTAGTCACTACGACCATTCAGACCGCACAAGGTGCAAATGGCAATCAACGCAATGTGCTTAAACAAAGTATTAAAGCTACAATTGGCAAATTCTTATATGCCAAAACAAAGAGAAATCCAATGATCCTACCGATTATAATTGAAGTGTAAATAAGGCAAGAAGATAAAATGACCAAAAAAGAGTGAACTCTAGAATTTTTTAGAGTTCACTCTTTTAATTTATTGTTTTTATCCCTTTCCCTTTAAACTCTTGATTGAGAAGGAGGTGGTGTGTAAATAAGCGTTGCGCTATGATAAAATCTACTTGTGTACCATAGATAAATCCTCTGTATTGTTAATGTTTTTGTTCACTTAATCATACCCGGTTTTTCTGTGGTTTTTGTTATTTTATGTTATTGCATATATCTAGCTTAATTAAATAATAAATAGAGGAGGATTATTTATGGGAACCAATAAATTTAACGGGTTGAACCAACTTTCTTATGAGCAAGCAATAACAGAAATTAAGACCGGTGACATACTTTTTTGTAGTGGCCGCTATTTAGTTAGTACGCTAATAAAAAAAGCTTCAGGCTCTATATTTAGTCATGCCGGTGTATTATTCTATTGGAATGAGCAATTACTTGTTTTAGAAAGTGTTGAAGACGATGGTGTCAGGGCGGTTTCTCTTTCACATTACCTTCACAATTATGAAAATAGCAAGAATAAATATAATGGAGAACTGTATATAGGGCGACACAAATTAGTTAATGACCCTAATTTTAAACAAGAAAATTTAAGTACCATGCTTGAAAAAGCTGTAAATTTACTTAATAGAAATTATGATAAAGACGAGATAGCCAAGATTATTGCACGCATTAGTTTAGGTATTGGAAGACATAAAGATGATGAGGAGTATACGTGTTCAGAATTCGTTGACGAATGTTTTAAGCAATTAAATATAGAATTCCCACGTGATTCAATGGGCTTTATTTATCCCGAACATATTGCAGCAGATTCGAATATCAAGCCATTATTTGAACTGATTTAAACTGATTATGTTTGACTCTGTAGCGCACCCTACCGTTTAGGATATAAGCAGAGGAGGATTCGTGTGTATAAAATCAGGAAGTTTAGCGAACTGACTGGGTTGAGCAAAGAAACACTTCGATACTATGAGCAAGAAGAATTACTCGAACCTGCATTCGTAGACCCTTCAAACAATTATCGGTACTACGATGACGGTTCGTATTTTTTGGCTATATTGTTGCAAAAATTGAGGAGTTTTGGTTGCTCAATCCAGGAAATGAAAGTTGTTATGCGTGATGAATCCTTTAAGAATTTGGAAGCGTTGTTACTACAAAAGAAAGACCAATTACAAAATGACATTATTCAAAAACAGCAAACGATTTTTGAAATTGAAGAATTTATTTTAACTGGCAAGGAGGAACCAATTAAATGAAGTGGGAAAAAGAACGTGATTTAGATGCACCTATCAACATTGTCTGGGCTTTATTTGAGGAAGAACAAGCGATACGTATTATGCCTAAAGTAGTGGAAAATAAGTGGATTGAAAAAAAATCTGGAATTCTTGGTTCCACCTACGAACAGACGTATCAAGAGGGAAAAAGACAAGAAACGTATGTGGTGGAAATCCTGGAATTTGAAGATACTGTAAATCGCAAACATAAGCATATCAAGTTTCAACTTGCTAACGCATTCGAAATGAATCTATCATTTACTCTGGAAAGAGTGAGTGATATACAGACCAAATTTATTTATTCAGGCTCGAATATTGGCATTAATTTTATTGGTCGAACAATGCTTAAACTAGGTAGTAGAATAAATGGTGATCAAGTAATTTATGATTTTCTGGATCGCGTAGAAAAAGAAGCGATTCTCGATTATAAATCCTTCTCTGAGTGAGAATATTTAACACTAAAAAACAGGAATCCAGCAACTAAGAAAATTGCTGGATTTTTCAATGAAATAATATTTAATTTGAATCTTTATTATTTTCTTTTTGTTTTTTATTAAGCAAAAAATGTGTTAGTGATTGATCCCCAGTCATTAATTTTGAAAAATAGGAAGTCGTGTAGTTATAACCCGTGTCTATTTTTTCTGCCAGATAACTGGTTCTTTCGAAAAGAATAGCACGAAAGTGATCGATTTGTCTTAAGATTTTCTCCGTTAATGCCTCTTGGTTATCCAGTCGACTTAATACTACATTTTGCGTATCTTCTTGCCTTGATATTTGTTGAGCTATTTGTTTTTGCAAATCGAGTTGCTCATTTACTTTTAAATCAAGTATCTCGTTTGCCAATCCTACCTTATCCAACTCAGTTACAACCTCTAGATTTGAATGACTCAATGATTCCATTGTGTTCATCAACTCTTGTTTTAATAACAAATCATTTTCCAAAGTCAATTGGAGTTTTGAATCTTTTGCATCTAATTCTTTTAACCACCCCAACACATGACTATCAACTTTCCTATGCTGAAAGTTCAATTTTTTCTGCTCACTAATTCCTTTTTGAATGTACTTCCAATGCGAGGTTTGTTTCGACTCCTGCTTTTCGAATAAATCTTTCAGTTCACTAAATGACTGATTAAGTGTCTCATTCGTTCTTTGTTGTTCCATTAATAGTTCAGATAAGTGGTCCCTTTTAAAAAACGATTGATTCTGATCAACAATATGCCCATTATTTTTCAAAATGTCTGGGTGCTTATCTGTATTAATAAATAATCCCATCGTTATTTACACCCCCTTCTCTCACACCTTGTTTTATCATATGCAATTAATTAATAAGTGGGCATTACCCAAAGCTATTGCTAAACAGTATTCAGTTAGCAAACTATACTAGGTTTTTTGAGGAGGTGATCACCGGTTATAACGACGTAAGGTCCAAATAGTGAGAATTTTGTATTACCACAAATACAATTCTACGAAAAACAATCGGATTTCACGTTTTCAATTGAAGACACACCCTACAGTGGAAAGCACCAGGAACCGCAGCATATTATGGTGATGACAGGGCAACTTGTGACCACCATAACTTGGATCCTGGTGGAGCGAAACAATTAGTAGTTGGTACTTACAAAGCTGTAATAGATTAGAGTCATTACCTGTCATTAATACTACTGATACTTTAACTATTGCCTGACCTTCTCCCCCTCAAAAGTACTTCTTTGTAATCCTTGACTTACGAAAACCTTCAATGATGTCAATTACGGTAAAGATTACAAAAGTAACAATGATGCTTTGGTATGCCCAATTTTTTACTTGTTCTGTGTATTGGGCTGTTTCATTAATGTAGGTTAGGAATGTGGCATTCCACAACTCGTTGTTGCTGATAATAACGATGAAAGCGACAAGTATAGTCGTTTGTAAAAGCGCATTTACCACAGCGACTTTCTTCGTCCATTGTCTTGCAAAACCTTTGTAGATAGCAAAAG comes from the Paenisporosarcina antarctica genome and includes:
- a CDS encoding YiiX/YebB-like N1pC/P60 family cysteine hydrolase produces the protein MGTNKFNGLNQLSYEQAITEIKTGDILFCSGRYLVSTLIKKASGSIFSHAGVLFYWNEQLLVLESVEDDGVRAVSLSHYLHNYENSKNKYNGELYIGRHKLVNDPNFKQENLSTMLEKAVNLLNRNYDKDEIAKIIARISLGIGRHKDDEEYTCSEFVDECFKQLNIEFPRDSMGFIYPEHIAADSNIKPLFELI
- a CDS encoding SRPBCC family protein, with the translated sequence MKWEKERDLDAPINIVWALFEEEQAIRIMPKVVENKWIEKKSGILGSTYEQTYQEGKRQETYVVEILEFEDTVNRKHKHIKFQLANAFEMNLSFTLERVSDIQTKFIYSGSNIGINFIGRTMLKLGSRINGDQVIYDFLDRVEKEAILDYKSFSE
- a CDS encoding spore germination protein → MGFFNRKNKIDSNSYYLTTKAPSEVEEKGDLLNSSLKDNLEKIINILGESSDIVIREIQIGKNNSVKAGIIYTSGLTDTTSLQNFIMESMMLDIQGTNVTQKLVPEPNLIEVIKNSVMTVADIKDLTDFEGLFNSLLSGDTIFLVDGYTKGLVIDNKHWEERGVTEPAAQTVVRGSREAFSENIRTNTALIRRKIKDPNLWLETKVIGTYTKTNVAIMYINGIVNEEIVKEVHIRLDRIDIDGILEGGNIEELIEDSTNSPFPTVSNTERPDAVAGSLLEGRIAILIDGSPFVLVVPTLFVQFFQSPEDYYQRPYIASLIRLLRFVSYAIALLTPALFIALTTYHQEMIPTAFLMNLAAQREGVPFPAFVETVIVEVTFEILREAGVRMPRSIGPTMSIVGAFVLGTAAVEAGTITAATVIVVSVTAIATYVTPSYDISIAVRMLRFFLIALAASFGLFGIIVGLLAIILHLCSLRSFGIPYMSPLAPFNASDQKDTYIRLPLWKMITRPRLISQKNIVRQQVPSSAKPEANKE
- a CDS encoding ribonuclease J, translated to MNTTENTLSIFALGGVNEIGKNMYVLQVENDILVIDCGSKFPDESLLGIDLIIQDISYLKENKDKIRALIVTHGHEDHIGGIPHFLKQLNIPIYATRFTLGIIEIKLKEHGLLRATETHLIDSQSIIDFNTIKCTFFKTNHSIPDCLGIVFHTSEGAIVHTGDFKFDLTPVNDEHADIHEMAEIGKKGVLVLLSESTNAERPGFTASESLVGGHIEDAFRKASRKVFISTFASNIHRVQQVVDAAQKTNRKLALLGRSMVNVVSVAIKLGYLNVPEGMIIEANEINRMDPERVAILCTGSQGEPMAALSRLSTSNYRQATILPGDTVIFAATPIPGNEVGVSHIIDNLFLLGAKVIYGSGHDTGLHVSGHACQEELRLMLTLMKPKYFIPIHGEYRMLHQHRIIAESVGVETENIFIIKNGDVVDVNNSIARQTRSITSGNIYVDGLGIGDVGNIVLRDRKLLSEDGMLVTVITLSKADGQIITGPDTISRGFVYARDSEELLNEVDRLVTTTIQTAQGANGNQRNVLKQSIKATIGKFLYAKTKRNPMILPIIIEV
- a CDS encoding TIGR01777 family oxidoreductase; amino-acid sequence: MKKKVVIAGGTGFIGQYLQAKLKDLGYEVVIISRQSPHIQWSNQAGIVDALERAEMVINLAGKSVNCRYNSTNKKEIILSRTETTEVIGNALLACENPPPLWINSSTATIYRYAEDRPMTEASGDIGTGFSVDVANAWEQSLFAFKLTSTRQIALRMAIVLGEDGGVMTPFRNLVRFGLGGVQGSGNQIFSWIHIEDVFRIILFLQDNKDLSGVFNCSSPYPISNRELMMHMRKAMNRKIGLPSPKWMLEIGAIFIRTETELIFKSRWVLPERLEKEGFVFTFNKIDNALQQIVKNPSY
- a CDS encoding Ger(x)C family spore germination protein, with translation MKKRFILLLMSIIFLSGCWDRRELNELAITMAIGIDEVDDKYVVSAQVVIPMEVSIQGSKGSTPVTLMKAEGKTIFEAIRKLALESPREIYRGHLRVLVISESVAEKGLNDILDFFARNWEMRSDYYILIAKDIKAEELLNVITPIENLPANNMYNKVAVSSEYWSSTRGVTLDDLVKDIKTEGKEAVVTGIEVIGNSQIGSSKQNTETITPPTTLRLTNLGIFKNDELVGWLTEKESVGYNKITNQVKSWVANLSCPKGGTISIKLDKSNAEIKGKVINGKPEVDVILHSQGSVMEVDCQIDLTKPKTISMLEKIYKEELKEVLETSITTLQEDFQADIFGFGQAIHREEPKEWEKLKKDWDQEFSELQVNLKIDTKILKTGTISNSLK
- a CDS encoding MerR family transcriptional regulator, with the translated sequence MYKIRKFSELTGLSKETLRYYEQEELLEPAFVDPSNNYRYYDDGSYFLAILLQKLRSFGCSIQEMKVVMRDESFKNLEALLLQKKDQLQNDIIQKQQTIFEIEEFILTGKEEPIK
- a CDS encoding SET domain-containing protein yields the protein MIHPHTELRFMNDQIGFGVFATQFIPKGTVTWVLDDLDQILDPQYVETVDKYRREIIKKYAYRNQHGKYILCWDLGRYVNHSFHANCMGTAYEFEVAIRDIHPGEQLTDDYGTLNIEEPFECFPEAGTERKLVYPDDLLQFHKEWDLNVIVALKHLDEVEQPLLSLIRQEFMGKVRVAATENILLDSIKCLYYNRQEHR
- a CDS encoding GerAB/ArcD/ProY family transporter, with translation MVEKVKISRLQFSLLVMMFTIGSSILIIPSGLAKDAKQDAWIAVLVGVVVGIVLVALYIALGKRYRSMNLAEYSEVILGKWLGKTVSMLYFAFFFLLSALVLRNLGDFLNTYQLTKTPIIATHILFLLLVTFAVHLGLEVFARSSELFFPWAVVLSILLFFFLSPQIEFKNLQPIMEGGVQPIVRASITIIGSPFLELVVFLLIFPSINQIHGWKTGFFSGYLMGAISLFMTTISAILVLGADITATQMFPSYEVAKKVNVADTFQRLEAIAAFIWFLTIFIKLTICFYASAICLSQALNLKDYRVVILPLAMIMIILSIIAYPNTAYYLTFVSTTWPPLALLFGLFLPLLLLIISIFKKRLAK